GCGAACTTGATAATGGCGCCCTTCTCGACCTCATTCACATGGGCCTCGGACTCCACGCCAACTGCCGCCCTCATCTCGGGGGTGATTGCTGATTCCTGTTCTTGTGTCATTCCGCCCGCTCCTGAACGTAGCCGATGCTTCCGGCCAAATCTGGGCAAAGTTTAAGTGCGAGGCTCAAGAGTGTCAAGAAATCAGGCGTCTGGCGCCCCTGCCCAGGACAGTCACAGCCTCAGATCTGGGCGAACTCAGAGGTGGCCTCTATCTCCCTGGAGATGGTCTGCGTTATCCATTCATTGATGCTCAGGTCGTTCGCTGCGGCCTCGACCGACACCTGGCGGTGCAAGTCTGGTCCAAGGCGAAGGTTCAGCTTGCCGGAGAACCCGCGACGAGGCTCAACGCCGTCTTCCTCGCACCAGTCCAGGTAGTCGTCTATGGATATGTGAAACTCGCGCTTCAGACTATCTACGCCTGAGGCCTCGAACGTAACT
This genomic window from Dehalococcoidia bacterium contains:
- a CDS encoding type II toxin-antitoxin system HicB family antitoxin yields the protein MMEYKGYIAKVEYDDSVGMLHGEVINAAPYPIVTFEASGVDSLKREFHISIDDYLDWCEEDGVEPRRGFSGKLNLRLGPDLHRQVSVEAAANDLSINEWITQTISREIEATSEFAQI